The window ATACTGCCATCAATCAAGAAGATTTTGATACCTTAGTCAACTTCTATGCAGAGGACGCTGTTTTAGTGATTCGGCCCGGCATGAATGCCGTCGGCAAACCACAGATTAGAAAAGCTTTTGAGGCCATCGCCGCTCATTTCGAACACAGTCTTGATGTTCAACAAGTTGGAATGGAAATTCTGGAAACAGGGGATACGGCTTTGGTTTTAGCAAAAACTCTTGTTTCAGCAAAAGAGCATCCCGTTGTTGAGCGCAAAGCAACCTATGTTTTCAAAAAGGATGCAAATGATGCCTGGGTGTGTGCAATTGACAACTCATACGGACACGATTTGCTTGAATCGACTGTTTAATGGGGTGTTTTTCAGTAGCGCTGCAGTGATCGCAGCTAGCCCGCCAACCGCTGCCAGATTCGAGCGACTTCTGCCAATAATGTTTGAAAGGTCTCTCTAAACGCCCGATGCTCATTTTCATTGAGGGTGCGATCGCGCCTCATATCTTCTAGCGTTTGATCAATGCGTTGTCGATCAGCTCGCGCATCCTCTAGCAAATTCTCAAAGCGCTGATTCGATTCAGCATATCGTTGGTCTGACCGTTGTCGATCAGCCCGCGCATCCTCTAGCAAATTCTCAAAGCGCTGATTCGATTCAGCATATCGTTGGTCTGACCGTTGTCGATCAGCCCGCGCATCCTCTAACAAATTCTCAAAGCGCTGATCCGATTCAGCATATCGTTGGTCTGACCGTTGTCGATCAGCCCGCGCATCCTCTAACAAATTCTCAAAGCGCTGATTCGATTCAGCATATCGTTGGTCTGACCGTTGTCGATCAGCTCGCGCATCCTCTAGCAGGTTCTCAAAGCGCTGATTCGATTCAGCATATCGTTGGTCTGACCGTTGTCGATCAGCCCGCGCATCCTCTAACAAATTCTCAAAGCGCTGATCCGATTCAGCATGGCGGGCCTCTTGTTGCTGAACCTGCTCGGTCAGCATCCCAACGACCTCGGAGATGCCATCCCTTAGCTCGTTAATCTGCCCACTCTGCTGTTGAATGTTCTCTCTGAGTTCACCAATTTGCCCATTCTGCTGTTGGATTGCCAACAGAGTAGTTTCTGCTAAGGCCTCAAGGCGATCTAATCGAGATTCTGAGGTAGAGCCGTTGGTCATGGTTTTCTCAAGAGCAAGTGTGAAAATTCTAACTCGCTCGACACTCTATAGCTGACACGGTGATACGGGATAAAAGATCAATTTTTGCCCACGGTTTCGATAAACGCGATCGCCGTGGCAATGCCATCCTCTTGCCGCAGTTTTTCACCCAGCGTTTTGGCCCTTTGCCGAAGGCTGTCATCCGTCGTCACTACTCGGATTGCCGACGCCAACTTCTCAACCGTTAGTTTTTTCTGAGGGATTGGCTCACTGCCCACCCCCAATTCATAAACCCGCTGCCCCCAAAACGGCTGATCGCCAAAGAAGGGACATACGACTGTGGGGCAACCAGCTCGTAATCCAGCAGCGGTGGTACCAGCCCCGCCATGATGAACTACAGCCGCCATCTGGGGAAACAGCCAATCGTGAGGTGCCTGATCAAGTTTGAAAATCGTTTCTGGCAAATCATTTGTTGCCAACCCCCCCCAACCTGTAGCCAGGATGCCTCGCACCTGCGCCTGCTGCAAAGCCTCAATCACAATTCGGGTTAAGCGCTCTGGATCACGCCCGGCCATA is drawn from Leptolyngbya sp. SIO1E4 and contains these coding sequences:
- a CDS encoding SgcJ/EcaC family oxidoreductase, with translation MKPHPIELLINKADTAINQEDFDTLVNFYAEDAVLVIRPGMNAVGKPQIRKAFEAIAAHFEHSLDVQQVGMEILETGDTALVLAKTLVSAKEHPVVERKATYVFKKDANDAWVCAIDNSYGHDLLESTV